The following is a genomic window from Antechinus flavipes isolate AdamAnt ecotype Samford, QLD, Australia chromosome 3, AdamAnt_v2, whole genome shotgun sequence.
TCTTGTTGAAGAAACTTCCTCATCCAAAGTATATTGActcataaagtaaaaaaaaaaaaaaaaaaaaaaaaaaaaccaagtataTTGACAGCCATACTACAGCttaaagtcttagagaattacAAGTGAGGCTATTGGCGGGTTGAATGGTTTGCCCAGGGCCAGAGAAGAAATAAACATcggaagtgagatttgaactgtTTTCTGATCCCAGAATTCTTGCTGTTCCCACTGTATGATTACTAAATGACTAGGAAAAGGTGTCAGTTCAGGGGCCACCTGCTCAAAGGCCTTCCTGATCTCCTCCCACTAGTGGCCTCTCCCTTTGGAAATGGCTTCAATAGAGCATGACGCCCCTTAAGGTCaagaaatatttctcattttatatttgtatctctatacatatataaatgtatatttctatatacaacaagcataatataatataacataacataatatgatatataattcacaattataataatataatacatatggaCCAATAAAATttacttatgcatatataatacatatatacaatacacatacatatataaatgtatatttatatatacatgtataatataatatgtaatatataattataatacaatataatatatattatatataatatacatatataatgcaaatgatatgtatgtgcataaatgatacaataatataatagcataatattacatatacctatatagattcatatttatatatacatgtataatataatatgtaatatataattataatacaatataatatattatatataatatacatatataatgcaaatgatatttatgtgcatatgatacaataatataatagcataatattacatatacctatatagattcatatttatatatacatgcatgtataatatatatcatatacaatacataattataattctatatataattataaaatatacatatataatacaaataatatttatatgggtatatataatacaataacataATAATGCATGTTATctgtattacatatacatatataaatgtatatttatatatacatgtataatatatgtaatacaatatataatataaaacatatataatatacattcatATCTGTATGTAGTTCTAgcaatagtggtggtggtggtggtggtagtagtgataGGTGGTGGTGACAATAATGGTAGGTTATGGTGGTGATCGTGGTAGAAAACAGCACTGATAGCAGTAATGGTGGATGGTGATGGTAGCTAATGGCAGAAAATAGTGATGGTCGTGGCTCACATTTATCCAGGGCCCTGAGGTTTACTTCCAAACTCtctctcatttgaacctcacaaagTCCCTgtgagatgggtgctattattcccccattttacagatgaggaaaccaagacttaGAGAGGTGAAGGTATTTTCCCAAAGTCACTGGACCACTAAGTAGTACtggaggcagcatttgaacctcactcttcctgcctccagactTGAGCTCTGGAATGGGCTGTGAGCTGAAAGGCACCTCGGAAGCCTCTGGTCCAGtgtcccccattttacagatgaggaaactgagacccagcgAGCTTAGATGACATGCCTAGTCACGGACAGCACCAGACTCATGACTCTGCCATGTCACCTTGTACACTCCCTTTCTGAATAGATGCTTACTCAATGTTCAATATTCCATGAGAAACATGGGGCCCCAGGAGGGCTGATGACCAAGATAACATTTTGAGTGAGCCCCTCTGGGGCCCTGGAGCTTCTGGGTGCAGACCCTTCTCTAGGGGAGTGGGAagccctctcttcctcctcagtaGAAAATGGAGCCATTTTTCCTCCCCGCCACTGACCCACTCCTATCCTTGAATTGATCCTCATGTGGACTGGTCCCCAGGCCTTTCCCCATTCTTGAAATGGACTTCAGCTTTTCATCCTTTTCCCCAATACAATGTGAGCACAGCACTTTCCCTGTCACTTGAccattattataaaaatgtattatatatcttatatattatattatacatatatgtacatataaatgtgcatttatatatgtatagagatatATGCTCCTTTCATGGTGAAAGAAGCACTTTTCTAGACCCAAATAATCTAGTTCTAATAGAATCCCAAATCCAAATCACATTCCCCTCTTTTTGGCTGCTCTATCACATGAGTAAACCaagtaaacaagtatttattaagtgcttaataagcgCAATcccccaaaaaggtgaaaacacagtctgccctcaaggagcttacagtctcaggaggggagacaacatgcatgCAGAATTATGTGCAAACAAGATGTATGGAGGATTGAGCTGGACATAATCAGCAGGGGGGAAGGCACTAGTATTAAGGAGATTTGGGAAGGACCTTTTTTGGTCgcgattttttttttataataatagttttttttatttttcagaatacatgcaaagatattcaacattcacccctgcaaaatcttgtgctccaaattttttccctccctcttcacttctcctctcccctagacatcaaatagcccaatataggctaaacatgtgcaattcttctatacacatttccacatttatcatgctgcaccaggaaaataagctcaaaaaggaaaaaatgagaaagaaaaaaacaagcaagcaaagaacaacaaaaagatgaaaatgcttctctctctctctctctctctctgtccccatAATCCttcctctgggtgcagatagctctctccatcacaagtctcttggTTCGGCCTGATCACTTCATTGTGAAAAAGGTCCTGTCCATCAGAACTGGTCAActtataatcttactgttgccatgtacaataatctcctggttctgctcacttcacttagctttagcacctgtaagtctctccaggcctctctgaaatcatgctgttggttgtttcttatagaacaataatgttccataattaTTCATAAATCGTaacttagtcattctccaactagtagccatccgctcagtttccagtttctggccactacaaagggggctgccacaaacatttttgcacatgtgggaacctttctctcctttaagatctctttgggaaacagagccaatagaaacactgctgggtcaacgGGGATGCACAATCAACCAAAAGATCTCTAATGGCTCCTCAGGCTTAAGGATCATCAGGGACAGAACTCAGTGGTAAAGTGGAAATCGAGCTGGACTTGAGTTAGATGTGGATGCAAATCCCAGCCATCTGGAAAGTTAGCttgtttccttatttacaaaGGGGACATGGAGTTCTGCATCTCCTCCTCACAAGGATATCTGGGAAGTACTTTACCAACCTTAAAACTCCCTCCTAAGGGAAGTTTTCCCTTATTTCCCTCgctcttcctccccccaccagTTATTATCATTGTCTCCCTCTTCAAGATATTCTGCATATACTATGTATCTActcgtgtgtgtgtatgtgttgttattgtttgttctttctcAAGGAGGGCCGCGACAACAGGGAGGGGATACCCTGACAtgcgagtgaattggatttaagtggggaaGAGCTGgataaggtcacctgcctcaattTGCTCTGTGGAActatctgggttcagtggcaaaatatagatcacaACAACTGGAAATGGGCCAttgtattctttctctctctccctctctctctgtctttctgtctctgtttctctctctctctctctctctctctctctctctctctctctctctctctctccctctctctctgtctcggtctctctgtctctgtttctctctctctctctctctgtgtctcggtctctctgtctctatctctctgtgtgtctctctgtctctctctgtgtctcgctctctgtctctatctctctgtgtctctgtctctgtctctctctctctctttttccctctctctctgtctctgtctctctctgtctctgtttctctctttctctctctctctctgtctctttctgtgtctcgctctctctgtctctctctgtgtctctgtctctgtctctctctctttttccctctctctctgtctctgtctctctctgtctctgtttctctctctctgtctctttctgtgtctcgctctctctgtctctctctgtgtctcgctctctgtctctatctctctgtgtctctgtctctctctctctttttccctctctctctgtctcgctctctgtctctatctctctgtgtctctgtctctctctctctttttccctctctctctgtctcgctttctgtctctatctctctgtgtctctgtctctgtctctctctctctctctttttccctctctctctgtctctgtctctctctgtctctgtttctctctttctctctctctctctgtctctttctgtgtctcgctctctctgtctctgtctctgtctctttctgtgtctcgcTCTCTGTCGAGACTTCTGTCTTCCTCCGGCCCAGTCCCCTCAGCTCACCAAGGAGGGAACTGCGTGCTGGCGGGGTACAgcatcagggtcacacagcagcaGACTGGGCTTCAGGCAGGGCTTCTCAAAGACCAGAGCCTCTGGGCTCTCCAGAGCTTTGGGGAGATCCTTGGGCGATCCTGGCAGGACCGTGGGGGAGACTGACACCTTTCCTTCCCTGTGAGATCCAAGCAGATGAGGAGGGGTGAAAGACCTCAAGGAAAACTCTGGAACGCGCTGCTCATGgacccttcctccctttctcaggGCACAGGCAGAAAATGGAGGACCAACCCAAGGCCTTTCCCGATCGGTTCGGCGACCTGGATCGGCTGCGGATGCGAGTGACCCCGACCACTCCCAGTCCCCGGGGCTCCCTGGCCACCTCCACTCACTTCAGCACTCAGGCTACGGCACAAGGTAAAGGGGCTGGGGGcccggggtggggggaggagcaGGGGAACACCCGAGCTGGCTAAGAGGGATGGGGAGCACAGCAAGGGTGATAATCCTGCTATGAACACACTCTCAGGCCCTTCGGtttgaatgtaagtttcttgagggcaggatccACATTTTCACCTTTCCCTCATGGCTTAGTTTCGTGGCATACAATgggggcttaataaatacttttgctGGGCCCCCAAGGATAGGGCAATTAGCAGATACACAGTacatagagtgccagacctggagacaggcagactcatctccctgaattcaaatccagccgcagacacttcccagctgtgtgactctgggtaagcaTTTcatcctgcctgcctcagtttcctcatctgtaaaatgagcaggagaaggaaatggccaatcactgcagtatatctgccaagaaaacccccagtggagtcatgaagaatggGGCGGGATTGAAATGACTGTTCAGCAATGAGCCAGGATCTTCCTATCAGAGGAGAGTGGGAACATACAGAAGTATGTACAAATATTTCCCTGGTAATAGGAGGCATTATAAAATAAGATGGCTGTTTTCTGGAAGCCGTAACCAAAAGTGGTCTCCAGAAGAGGGAGATGAGGAGTAGGGAAAGGAGACGAAAGGGAGGAAACTGTTCCAGATCCGAGAGCAGCGTGGACGGAGGTTCCGAGAGAGACGGAGGGAGGGTGAGCCCGGGGACGGCCAAGGACGCAGCTTCCCTGCGCTGTGGGGGACCTGAAGGGAAGCCAGGCTCAAAGCGGGGGTCTCTCTCCCCAGAACCTCAGAGTCAGAGGGCAAGCTGCCCAGGATGTCTGAGGGCAGCCCTAGCTGAGAGGGAAGGCAAAAAGAAGGGACGGAGCATTGATGTAGCGcctcctgtgtgccaggcaccatgcgaagtactttacaaatatctcattgcctatggggaaggggagagaaccTCTACTTCTTCATACCTGTGAGTCGTCCTCACACAGGACCAATTCCTTAAGCCTCCCTTAGGCTCGGgctcctcctttgtaaaataagggagttgaaaTCTGCAATCTCcaaagtcttttccaattcagaaCTGGGATCAAAACCCTATGAGTTGGAGCCAAATATGTCCTTAGAACAGAGAACATCAGCAGTaagagggagcttagaacataaaatgttggAGCAAGATGtacccttagaacctgggatgtcagagctgggagggcccttagaacccaggatgtcagagctgggagggcccttagaacccaggaggtcagagctgggagggcccttagaacccaggatgtcagagccgggagggctcttagaacccaggaggtcagagccgggagggcccttagaacccaggatgtcagagctgggagggcccttagaacccaggaggtcagagctgggaggaccttTAAAGTCCAGCTCACCGAGCTCTCAGCAGGAGCACCACCTTCTGCCCACCCTAGAGAACGGGAGGACTTGCTCCTGTTCCACACCAAGAGCTTATAAATGGCACCTCTGGGTTCCAGCACCAGCCCTTCTCCCTGCAGATTTAGTGCCTTGCTCACGCCACCAtgtggggcaggatttgaacccggtGCTCTGGCCGCTCTCTCCCCTTGGGGCCATCTggccttcctctcccccccaggCGTTTTTGCTTCTTCTGCCTGGGCCAGACGGGGATGGTCGCTCTCCTTCCCCCCTCGGCTCCCATATTCCCACCTCCTGCTGCCCTTCCTCCTCGGGGTTTCCCTCCTCACATATTAAAGTGGGGAGCCCCGCTCTGCTCCTGTTTGTCTCCAGGCCCCGGCCCTGAGCCCCTCACCCTGGGGCCGTCCGGGGAGGGGGCAGCCAGGCCCGCTGCAGGGGGGGATGGGCCCGGGCCACCGCCCACCACAGAGAAATTCTTACAGCTCAATGGGCTCATTCAGGCAGCGCAGCAGCCAGGgcaattttgagaagaaaataaacatttccttcCACTATTTTCATTGGCCACCAGACGTCTGCAATACACGGCTCGGGTTTCCAGGGGCCGCCCCTCGGACCAGCCTCGGCAAGGGCGTGTGGGCCCCGTAGACGGAGCTGGCGCTGCTCTGATACtgggtggggggcggggagggctCCAGACCCGCTCCCTTGGCCACTGGGCGGCCCCTCTGCCAGGGAGAGGGAAGCGGCGTCCGACCCCGAGGGCAGGAAGCCAGAGGCTGCCCTTAACCCGCCATGTCGTGTCAAGCAAATCGTCCGcccttcatttttgtaaaaatgaaccTTTGGGCTAAATGGTCTTTTAAGGGTCCTGGGTTCGAATCTCAATTCTGACACTTGCCAGTCATTTTAACCGGGAAAGCCACTCAGTCTCTCTGAGTCTCCATTACCTTACTCTCAAAAGGGGGAATATGAGAGACCTCCCCGATCCTTGCAGTAACAatagtgagaataataatagcaagcatttaaatttaaattaaacctGGTGCCAGGTACTCCCTAAAACAGCCCCGGCAGATCAGTGTTACTGTTCTATTGTACAGCCTGGAGCTGAGcaatttacaaatgttattttattcaaTACCCACAAGAGCCCTAGGAAGATTATACCTATGTTAGGGTTAAATAAATAGGCAGATGGAGGGTCAGTGTCTTCCAGTCACACGGCTCGTACCCAGGGCAGGAGTTGGGTGTCCAAGAGGGGCTAAATGGCGGCTGTGATTGTTACGGCCTGGAACAGAGAGCTCCAGGCCCGGGCCGGGGTCCACCTTCTCCGCTCCCCGCCCCAGGGGACACCCCTGCTTAACAGAGAGAGGCCAGAGGGGCATGGGGGGGGGAGCCAGGGCGCGCCCCCGTCCTCCATCAGCCGCTCGTTCCACCAGGAGGGTCTGCAGCCATCAGGACCCCTGTGTGCAGAACGTAGAGTCCCACATGTCTCGTATAAAGGGGCTCACCAGCACATCGGCAAGCATCAGTGAGCCCTGCTGGGTGCCAGCCACTGTTAGGTTAGATACGTGCGGGGAAGAGCAAGAAGGAAACAATTTAGATTCtctgaggaggaaaagggggggggCAATGGGGGCAGGAGAATGAGCATTTATATGTgggccaggcactgggctaagtgctctTCACAAATACTACCCGCCTCAATCCCCTCAACAAGCTAAGAGGTCATCCCCACTCCGAATCCTGGCCTTAGTCTGAGTCCTGTGAGGCCTGAGCCTGTGAGTTATctcatgttctaagggccctccccgttctgacctcctgggttctaagggccctcccagctctgacctcctgggttctaagggccctcccagctctgaatcctgggttctaagggccctcccccctctgacctcctgggttcttcTGTTCTTCCCCAGCTGCCTGCTCCCCTCGAGCCCCGCAAggcccctcctctcctccctccatgtTTTGCTGACGAGCTCTCTCTCCTTGTGCAGGGACGTCCGACTTGAGCCCCTTCTCCGACCCACGCCAGTTTGACCGCTCCTTCTCCAGCCTGCCCGGGCTCCCGGAGCCCCGCTTTTCCGACCCCCGGATGCACTACCCTGGGGCCATGTCAGCAGCCTTCTCTTACACGGCCAACCCCTCCCCCACGGGCATCGGGGGCCTCAGCATGAGCAGCATGCCGGCGGCCACGCGCTTCCACCACACCTACCTGCCCCCCCCCTACCCGGGCTCCAGCCAGAACCAGAGCGGGCCCTTCCAGACCAACCCCTCCCCCTACCACCTCTACTACGGCACTTCCTCCGGCTCCTACCAGTTCTCCATGGTGGCCGGGGGCGAGCGCTCCCCCACCCGCATGCTCTCCTCCTGCACCAGCGCCGCGCCGGGCAACAACCTCATGAACCCCAGCCTGACCAACCAGAGCGACGGCGTCGAAGCCGACGGCAGCCACAGCAACTCCCCGACCGCCATGACCACGCCTGGACGAATGGACGAGTCCGTGTGGAGGCCGTACTGAGGGCGCCGAGGAGGGGGCCCGCGTGCGGGGGGCTGCGCGCCCGTCCCGAGGCCCAGGGGAACACACCGTGGGGGCGGGAGGGAATGAATTTCATTTGCCGACTGTACGTAGGACCCGTGTTCCAAGACAGCAAAAGCTCCTGGGATGGGAGCCCCGGAGAACTTGGCCTCTGCCGGCAAGGTGCCTCCCTGGGTTCAGCCTCCTGGAAAGTGGGGGGCTGGACCAGAAGACCCCCATATCTGacattctaaggttccttccaccACCACTCTTCTTCCAGCGTTCTAAGGCGCCCTTTGATGTTCTGTGTCCTgatgttccttccagttctgtgTTCTGAGCAGCTCCCCATCCTGTGGTCCAAGGCCCCGTCCTTCTCTAACCAGTATTCCAAGGTCTCTAATGTGAGTCCTCCCCCCAGAGAAGGCACTTTGCCCTGCCCGCCAACCTCAGGCTCTCGTGTTCCCTGTTCCCTTTCCCAAGCCCGAATTCTGCCCTTCAGGGAGCGTCTGACCGCTTAGGACAGAGCCCCCTCCTTGTGAGCTCCCAGAACCGTGGCGCTTTCCAGGAGAGCCTTCCACCGGCTCCGCCTTGTGCCCCCCGATAccctccctcaccccttcccttGCTGGGCCCCATCTCTCTCTCACAGCCTGGGAGGGGACTCTAGGTGACGTCATTGGGCACAGCAGCTTTAGGGGGATCCAGTTCCTGTGAGGTCGGTCCAGGGCTTCCTCCCTTGGGACAGAGAGCCAGAGGAGGTCATTGATGGGAAGGTCTCCCCGACACATTTCCTGGTGGGGACAGCAGCATCAGCCACAGGCCCCGGGCCAGCTCTTGGTGAGCCCCGGGCTCCCACCAGCCCCACGCCATCCTCCGAGAGGCTTTCCCAGAGCCCCTGGGGGTGCAGGGTGCCATCGCCGGCCCCCTCCAGGGAGACGAGGCTCTGGGGGTCTGGTGAAGGGGCGCGGGAACTAGGGGAAGTTTGTGCATTTGAGCAGGTGAAGGGGACTGGGCAGCAGAAGCAGAGTTAGAGATCTTTCTCCCCAACATGGCGCGCTCAGGGAAGCACAGAGATGCTGGGCTGGAGACTGGAAAGCTCGGGAGCGTGATGCAAAGTCAGCTCAGAGCCAGACGTCCCCCAGACTTCAGCTTCTTCTTTGGAATAAGCATGACCTTCAAGGTGCTTTTTCCACCTGAAATCCATTACTTTTATGTTATCTAAGGTCCTGACATTTCTGCTGGCTCCCATTCCCCACCTCCCAGCACTAGCATTCTGTTCTAAGCACTATTGTAAGAGTTCTTACCTCTGCAACATGCTAGCATTCAAGTCACATCCCAGGCCGTCATTCTAGCTCTCAATTCTTCTGAATTGAGgttctgacattctgggttctaacaTCCTCTGTACTCAGGTCTTTCCCAGTTCTTAATTCTGTGTTCTGCAGATCTTCCCTGTTCTAACGATTACTGTTctcaggtctcttccagctctgacattctctgttctaagggccctcccaactctgacattctatgtcctAAAGAACCCTCTAGTTCTGAAGTTCTGTATTCTAAAGGCCCTCCgagttctgaaattctattctaagaaccctcccagttctgacatcctggttctaggggccctcccagctctgacattctgggttctaagagccctcccagctctgacatcctcaTTCtaggggccctcccagctctgacattctgggttctaaggaccttcccagccctgacatcccatgttctaagagccctcccagctctgacatcccatgttctaaagCCCCTCTCAGCCCAGTTTCCTCTGCCCCAATTCTCTGGTGCAGTCAGTACCAGGTTCTTTTGATATAGAAAATGACTGTTATGTGAAaaggatttgggaagaaaaaagctTCTTGTGCAGAACCTATTCATTGTCTCAAGTTTGCTGTAAACAGATAAGAAAGCACTTATTACTCTGAACTGTTTGTTGGAATGTGGAATTCAtttctaataggaaaaaaaaagaagagacactTGGTTGTTCCAAGCTTTATTGCAGTCGGATTGTCATCCCCTCTGCCGCCAGGCTCATGGCCATTTGCCCATAGAAAAGCCTCCTGTGGCTATAGGTGATCCCTATATCACCTAAATTGTGCCCTGTTTACCTTCTTGCTCTCTTCCCTAGAGACTTAGTCACCACCTTCTCAATGACCTTTTCTCCAAACATTCTGACCCTGACCCTTTGAAAAAGGACCACCTCCTGTGACCATCCTGTCAGAGCCCCTGGTTCCTGACCAGCCATAAAGACATCCCCAGAAATAGAAACTTCCCATCAGGCTGTGAATCACACAGTCCCTGTGCAGTTCCATACTCCCATCAGCCAGTCCAACTGAGGCAGGGTCTCAGACCTGGTCCCCACTTAGAAAGAAGGTAGAACAGGGCagcagaaaagggaggaagggtcCACATCTGCTGATGGCAAGGCAAAGGATCCCCCACCATTCCTGTGCCCCTGTCTTTTGGAAACTTCCCCCctgctctcccccccccccccattccttgTTGGGTGGTAAAAATAGGCTTTGCACTGTCATTCACTCGAATGTCCGGAGTATTTTTAATGCTTGTATGGTAAGCCTGGGTCTGCCTTCTGTACTATTTAATGGTCAAATCTGAATTTGTTGTActtgttataataatataattctgAGAGATATTGAAATAACCTGTCTTAAAgccatgtgtatgtgtgttggggttatgtatgtgtgtgcgctGTCCATTGGCCCTTGGGGCAAAGGCAAGCTGACCTTGCCAGTTGGTTTAATAGTTAAATGGAGTGATCACTTAGGGTAACCAAGGGCAACTCAATAAAAACCCTGAATCCGGAGCCGCTGACCCTCCGGACCTACTCTGTATGGGAAAGGGGCTTTCTGTTGCAGCCTGACCCGCGATGTGGTGCCCCCAGAATAGAGCCTGGGCGGCGTGAGATGGGTTCAATGAGCCCCAATTCTGCTTCTCTTGCCCATTTTCCATTTACCATGTAGCTTCTCATCTTGCACATATACACAGACGTGGTCCCAACTCTCCTGGCTGCCTGTCAGGGCCTGGAGGACCAATTGTTGGAGCCAGGGGAAAACAACCCCTGATTCAATGTCCGCCATAGAACCCAGGAGGAGATCAAAGAAAACGAGGAACTTCAGAAGCAATTAGATGTATTCTCACGGATAGGACTGCTCCTgatgaatgtttttgtttgttcctgTGCTTTTAAAATGGGCTCGCCATGGTTCCGTGGGGCTCAGATTCTCTATCAAGTCAGTgaccacaaaacaaaattttgtttccCTCCTAAACTGTATATCTTCCCTTCCCCGTTCCCTAAAACCTTCTAAACAGTTTTAATCTATCTTTATTCCCAGTCTCCCCAGGCTGAGACTGGGAAGAGGTGGAGCTGAGACTGGGAAGAGGTGGAGGATAGAGAGTCCAGGGTCCACCAGGGTCTACCACTAGCTCAGGGTTGAAATTGGtgcaaaataaagaatataaaacagAAAGGATTTAATAGAAGGTTCCAAATTTCCTTAAGGTTATGGGTTGCTTCAAGAGTTGGCTGCCTTCAGAAAGCAATGGGACAGAGGGATTGATGGATTGAGAAGGGGGTGGGCTTCTAACTCTGGGGGAGAAGGGACCCTGGCTGCTCCCAGCAGAAGCCTGTCAAGGGCACTTGGTTTCAGCTGGTTTCTGAAAAGGGCTGCATCCCTCCTCCTCATAGTCAGGGTCGTTGCCCTCTTCTTGGGGACCAGTTAAGAATCAGGATTCTTATATATGcgtaatatatgttatattatatataattatatatataaaaagaattagtCTCCCTTCCATGTGGACAAACCGTGACCAAATTAATTGCCTCTAATCACTAAAGACAAAGTCTGCATTCTCCATGATCATAACTATCTTGTCCATAGGCTCAGACCTCACCTCTGCCCCCGAATCATTGTCAAGACTTGAATGAGTCATTTCTCTCAACCTGCTTCTTCTAAAATGACAAGGATTATCATCCCCATGTG
Proteins encoded in this region:
- the RUNX3 gene encoding runt-related transcription factor 3 gives rise to the protein MASNSVFDSFTTYSQPFIRDPSTSRRFTPPSTAFPCGKMGENSGALSAQAAAARPGGRARPEVRTVVDVLADHAGELVRTDSPNFLCSVLPSHWRCNKTLPVAFKVVALGDVPDGTVVTVMAGNDENYSAELRNASAVMKNQVARFNDLRFVGRSGRGKSFTLTITVFTNPTQVATYHRAIKVTVDGPREPRRHRQKMEDQPKAFPDRFGDLDRLRMRVTPTTPSPRGSLATSTHFSTQATAQGTSDLSPFSDPRQFDRSFSSLPGLPEPRFSDPRMHYPGAMSAAFSYTANPSPTGIGGLSMSSMPAATRFHHTYLPPPYPGSSQNQSGPFQTNPSPYHLYYGTSSGSYQFSMVAGGERSPTRMLSSCTSAAPGNNLMNPSLTNQSDGVEADGSHSNSPTAMTTPGRMDESVWRPY